One genomic segment of Misgurnus anguillicaudatus chromosome 23, ASM2758022v2, whole genome shotgun sequence includes these proteins:
- the LOC129450041 gene encoding uncharacterized protein → MAEGFEVEVAEVDFEELLKESDVRGYLYEPQYSNEQLRMMEEQEAVEAAAAPDEQDLLGGQEEEPEQARVGSDWWCQCTCCAPMETEKESLCCYEFHRCQFLLEEMADSAHQTAPLACVTQHPSFEPHMDRGVLETYFRTPKINWKRQPKPAGRNGRLSVKQYRLTAYRHFMEWVLQGERLGKGYRLVLPTCVVQYIRRRFPAPDGQYCGYKETAEALEEL, encoded by the exons ATGGCGGAAGGTTTTGAGGTCGAAGTTGCAGAAGTGGATTTTGAAGAGCTGTTGAAAGAGTCGGATGTTCGCGGCTACCTGTACGAGCCGCAATACAGCAACGAACAGTTGCGGATGATGGAGGAACAAGAGGCGGTCGAGGCAGCTGCTGCACCCGATGAGCAAGACCTGCTTGGCGGTCAGGAGGAAGAGCCTGAGCAGGCTCGAGTTGGGTCGGACTGGTGGTGTCAGTGCACTTGCTGTGCGCCTATGGAAACGGAAAAAGAGTCTTTATGCTGTTACGAATTCCACCGATGCCAATTTCTTTTGGAAGAGATGGCGGATTCAGCTCATCAAACGGCACCGCTAGCATGCGTAACCCAGCACCCCAGTTTCGAACCACACATGGACAGGGGGGTCCTGGAAACTTATTTCAGGACCCCGAAGATAAACTGGAAACGCCAACCAAAGCCCGCAGGGAGAAACGGACGTCTTAGTGTAAA ACAATATCGTCTAACAGCATACCGACACTTTATGGAATGGGTCCTGCAGGGCGAGAGACTGGGGAAAGGCTATCGTCTTGTTTTGCCTACCTGTGTGGTTCAATACATCAGACGCAGATTTCCAGCTCCTGATGGGCAATATTGTGGATATAAAGAGACTGCTGAAGCTCTTGAAGAGCTATGA